ACTTCAAGCAGATCAACGACACCTACGGACACGCTGTCGGCGACCGCGTCCTGGCCGCCACCGCGCAGCGACTGTCCGCGTGGATGGGCAGCCGCGGCATCGCCGGTCGACTGGCGAGTTCACGCTGCGGAGTAACCACAACGCCGAAAAGGGCACGTTTCCTGGTACGGGCGCCTTCTTCACACTCCTGGAACTGCTGAACAGCAAAGCACTCGACAGGAACCCAGAGCGGGCGCGTGAGCTGGCCCAATCCCTTGCCGAGCAAGCCGCCGCACAGGCTGGCTGACTCAGCTGAGCCCTACGCAGACGGCCCCATCCGGCAAGGACGGGGCCGTCTGTATGGCTATCCCTCGTGCTTCACGACGACCGGTTGCGCACCGGCTCCGCCCAGGTTCTGGAGCCGTGCGGGGTCCTCGCCGTCGCGCCCGGCCAGGCCGCGGACTGGCTTGCCCCGCTGCCGGTGGAAGCCCTGCACGGCATCGGCCCCCGCCAGGCCGACACCCTCCACGAGTACGGCGTTCACACTGCTGGCTTGCTCGCCGCCGTCTCACCGGCCATGGTGCAGCGCCTGCTCGGCGGCAAAGCCGGCCGCACGGCAGCGGACCGGGCCCGCGGCATCGCCCCGCGCCTCGTCGTTGCTCGCGCCCTGCCCTCCTCCGCGACCGTCCGCCGCACCTTCGACCGCCACACCCTGGACGGCGCCACCGTCCGCGCCACCCTCCTTGACCTCGTCGTGCAGCTGGGACGGCTGCTGCGTCGCCGCGGGCAGGCTGCCCGTGCTCTGACCCTCACCCTGGGCTTCGCCGGCGGCACCGGCTGGGCGAAGACCCGCCGCCTGACCGAGCCCTCCGCGCACGACGACGATCTGCGTACTCTCGCCTACCGGCTGATGGACGCCGCCGGCCTGCAGCGCGGCTGCCTCACCGGCATCGTCCTGAAGGGAGAGGACCTCGTCGACGCCGGCCAGGGCGCCCAGCAGATCAGCCTCGACACCGCCCGCGAAGCCCGCCTCGTTGCCGAAGCCGCCATGGACCGCACCGGCGACAAGTTCGGCCCCGGCGTCATCGGCCCGGCCGCCGCCCGCTGCGCATCGTGAGCATCCGTGTCCACTCGTGAGGAAGGGCCGCGTGCGTGCTGCTTCAGCCGCCGGGATAGATCCCGCCTGCCTGCTGCCGCACTGGCCCTACGCCCAGGCCGTCGACGAGGCCCTGACCGCCCGCGACATTCCTGCCGCCGTCGTGAGCGTCAGCAGAACGAGGCGCTGACCTGGTCGCCCAGCCTGCACCCGTTGTGCTGGGTGAGGCGAGGGGAGTGGGTGGCCACCAGGGATGGGCGGAATCCCAGCGAGCCCGGCCGCTGTCGACCTCGCCGAGGGTCCACTGTTCACCCTCGCGCAACATGACCGGGCCCGGCATGCCGTGACAGAAAACGACCGCGATCTGCTGGGCTGCCCGGGTACGCACCCGGGTGGAGTCCGGAGCCAGGAATCCGGTGTCGGTGATGATCTCCACCCGCTCGATCCGGGCGAACCCTTCGCCGTCCGGCACGCCGACGACGGCCATCCGTTCCGAGGCGATCTGGAGGTAGTCCCCCGGGCGAAGCGCGGTACTCACGTGCGGAACGGTCATCCCCTACCCCCGGTGCGGCGCCTCACAGTGCGGCGGTCTGTGATCTCCTCGTGTATACCGCACCGGACCAGCAACTCCTGCCCGGCCTCGCGAGAGGACGGTGCTGTCAGTGCCCGTTGATAACGTGCTTCGTCCAGTCGCGGAGTTCACGAAGGGACGCAGTACGTGCGGAATGTGAAATGCCATCAGGTCGGTGAGCAGCGGTTGGCTCAGGCGCTCGACGACATCGACGGGCGGGCCTACAAGCGGTGGCACTCGCTGCGGTACGGCAGCATCTCGCCGGCCCTGATACGGGCGATGGCGGACGAGCTTCTCGACCATGTTGCCGCGCGAACCGTGACGGAGCCGGGGCTCGACGCCGCGGCCGGCACGGTCGCCGTCACCGCCGCGGAATGTGTGCACGGGGTGCTGAGCATCATGTGCTTCCCGGACGGGGACCAGGAGATCCGGTTCCCTCTCGTCGGGGAGCGGATCAGCACGGACCCGGACGACGACGAGTTCGGGGACGGGCCCGTCACCTTCCGGGACGTCGTCAAGGAGGCGCCCACCGCGCGGACCTGGCTCGACATGTTCGAGATGTGTGTCGTCAGCGGGCACGTGTGGGACTGGGAGCGGGTCACCGGGCTGCTGCTGCGCGGCGACTACGCGCCCGCCATTCGTGACGGCGTGCCCTACAACCGGTACACCTCCGTCTCCGACCCCGCCGACCTCGCCGCCATGGACGCCCTGTGCCCCTATCTCACCGAGTCGGCCGGGCATCTGCCCCGTGATTGGCCCACGGTTCCGCTGCGCAAGCCGGACGCCGAAGAGCGCGCGGAGGCCGCCCGGCGGCTCGACGAGGTCGGCGACGCGCTGAGCGCGGACCAGCGGCTGCTCCGCGTACTCCTCGACGACGACCAGCACGCCTTCGAGGACGCCCTCGTCGCCCGGCTGGTCGCGTACCGGGAGAGCGTCGAGGCCGAGGCCGGTGATCCCGCGCCCCGGTCCCTCCTCCCCCTCGGCACCCTCACCCTGGCCTGCCTCGCCGTCCAGGTCCATGGGTGGGAACTCGGTGTCCGGTCCGGGTATCTGCCATACGGTCTGCTGGGATCGCCTGACGCCCCGCGCTGGGCGGCGGAGGGGAACCGCAACAACTTGGGCTACTGGACCGCCAAGTAGGCCACCCGGGGCGCGGAAGTGGGCCTGGCCCGACATCCCAGACATCGCCGTGGAGACGGACTCGCCCCCATCGAGGCAGCGCGTACGTCTGTGCGATAGCCAAGGCCGGAAGACCACCCTGCCCCACGTCGGCGACGCCATCTGCCCTTTACCCACGCCCTGCGACGTGGGTCGACGTCGCCACCGCCAGGCCGGAAAGACAATCGAAAGACGTTCCGTTTGTCGGTGTGTGGGGCTACTGTCCAAAGACGCAAGATCGTAAGGGGGCACATGGCCATCACCCACGCTGGACCGGGCCAGCCTCCGGGCATCCGCCGGGGTCCTGACGGGCTCACCGACAAGCAGCGGGCCATCGTCGACTGCATCGCCCGTTCCGTCGCTGACCGCGGGTACCCGCCCTCGATGCGCGAGATCGGTCAGGCGGTCGGCCTGACGAGCACCTCCAGCGTCGCGCACCAGTTCCTCGCCCTGGAGCGCAAGGGAGCACTCCGCCGCGCCCCGCACCGTCCCCGCGCCTACTGCCTCCCCCTCATGTTCTCGGCGGGAGAAGAGGACGAGCGGCCCGCCGCCTCGGCCTCCTGCACACCGTCGCCGTCCCCCAGCTCCAGGACCCACCATTCCCCCAGCCGGGACACGGTCTTCCGCTGGAACTGCGGGGACACCGTGACCTGACCCCCGGCAAAAGCCTCGGCCTGATCCTCCTGAAGTCCCCGGACAACACCGCCACACCCCAACTGCGCTACGACCGCTTCGACTACCTGGTCAAACCCGAGAGGGCCGAGATGTTCGCCGCGATCCGGCGACGGATCAGCACCGTGACGGGCGAGGCCCCGCTCCCGGCGATGCCCGGCTGCTCGGCCACCGGCTGAGACGCCAGACACCACCAGGACCGCCGTCAAGCCCCCGTCACCCGAATGGATTGCCGTCGCTCGGCGATCTCCTGCGCCCCGTGTTCGTGCCGTACCGTTTTGGGACTGCGCCTGCCCGGGGGAGGTTAGGGGGCCGGACCAGGGAGAGGACGGCATCGGGGTGGTCGGGGATGATCAGGACTGGGGTGAGCACGCGGCCTGCCGGACAGCCGATCCCGACGAGCTGTTCGTCGAAGGTGCGGCACAGAACAAGGCCAAGGCCATCTGCACCGGCTGCCCGGTGCGCACCGAGTGCCTTACGTTGGCGGTCGCCCTTCAGGGTGACCGAGGGTCGCAACGTGAAGCTCCGCACCGCCCGCGCTACCGTGGCCGCGTTTGGCGGTCGCTCTCCGGGGCGACCGAGGATCGCAACACGGGGGCCAGCTCCGTGGTGACGGGCGCGGGCGGCAGTGGCGGTGATGATCGAATCCAAGCAGACACTCCTCCGGCGGAACACATCACCGACCGGCGGGCATCATCCCCAGGAACCGGGCTTTGACCGGTCGTTGATCTGTATCCGTCGCACCCTGCAGGCGTCCGGGCCGCGGGGCGGCCTTCAGGACCGGTAGCACTTCCCGGTAACCCAGACCTGGATCACGCCTTCGTTCGGGCTCTCCTTCGCCGCGAGCTCCGTGGGCAGCGGCATAGGCCGGAACATGATGGTCCACGGCTCCGACGTGGCCTCGATGGAGCCCTGGTCATCGATCGCCCACCCGGTGCGGCGCAACTGCTCGGTGATCTTCAAAATGTCGGCACGGCCGGGCACCGCGCGGGTCAGCACCACACCGGCCGCCCGGCAGACGGGAAGCTGCTGCGTCGCGCGCTCCTCGTCCATCAGGACGCGCGCGCGGCCCTCTCCCACGTCCTGCGACGCCAGGTGCAGATCGCTCAGCACCTGATCCAGCGTCCTTGAGGCGGCCGCCGGTGACTGCTCGGCAGCAGACGACGGGGAGGATGCAGGTTCTGCCGTTTGGTCTGTCTTGCCGGTGTCCGCGCAGCCCGCCAACAACAGCGCCGCCGCGACCGTGACCACCATCGTGTGTCTCAATGCCCCGCCCCCGGGTGTCCGCCCAGTGCTGATCACCGGGTCGGAACGCCACAGTGTGCCACGACGCCGTCCCGGTCAGGCGGCCTTTTTCGCGCAGGCGGCCAGGTCCGCGACCAGTTCGTCGACGGCCACGTAGGTGACGTGCCCGGCGGTGACCAGATACGCCAGCGCACGCCAGGTGCCACTTGGCCGCCATCCAGGCCGGCGGCCGGGTGAAGGTGACGGTCAGCGACCCCGGCGCGCGGCCCGGGTCGGCCCCCACCTGCCGGAGCCGGCCGACGGCGTAGGCGGCCACCTCCTAGCAGCGGCCGACCAGCGCCGCCACCCCGGCACGCCCCAACGACCGCAGCCGCGCCCACAGCAACAGGCAGGCCAGATCGCTGCACGAGCAGGCCGGCGTCCGGTCCGTGGCGGCGATGCACTCCCCGCCCGCCGCCTCGGGCAGCAGAGCACGCCGCACCAGCGACACCCCGGCGGCCGGAACCGGCACCCCCAGCACCGGGTGCCCGGAGACGTTCAGTGAGTCGGCGCCGTGCGCGAACGACCAGTTGGGTTCGGGCCGGGTGTGTGCGGCGACCAGCCCGCCGCCCGCGGCATCTACATGCACATACACCTCTCCGCCCGCCGCCCGCAGCACCCGGACGTCGTCGACGGCACCGCGCATCGTCGTGCCGAAGGTGGCCACCACGACTGCCCCGCCCCGGCCGCGCCGCTGAAGGACCTGCAGCCGCAGCTCCTCGGGATCCATCCGCCCGCCGGGAAGCGATCCCACCGTCACCAGTTCCATCCGCACAAGCTCACACGCCCTGCGCACGCTGTCATGCGCCTGGTCGGAGGCGTACACGCACGCCTCTGGCAGCCGACGCTGTGCGGCGGTCAGGCCCTGCAGCAGCGCCTCGCCGGAGGAGAATGCCACATACCCGCACACCTCGCCCGGCAGCGCCCCGGCCAACCGCGCGAAGTACTCCAGCACCGCCACCTCATACGCCCTGGCACCGCTGTCCCAGGCGTCCGGGGTGTACGGGTCGCCCACCTGGTTGAGGCCCCCGTTCAGCAGCGGGGCGAGGCCCTTGAGCGCGAAGCCCAGGAACCCAGCATGGACGGCCCCTCACCGCGCGGCGCCCCGGCCGGCTGGTACCGCCGACCGCCGACCGCCGTCGGCGGGCAGGTCCCGGATGGCCAGGTCCGCGTCGAAGGGGCCCACAGCAGAACGGGCACTCACGTCGAATTGGCTCCCCCCACAGGCGGATCGGGTAGCAGGCACCACCCGTCTACGCGCACCAGCACCGCCTGCGACCGCCTGCGCGGCCGGACGTCCCGCACGGCGGGAGGAAGAAGGACAAGTCAACCGGATCAAGATGTTCAAGCGCCAGATGTTCGGCCGCGCAGGCTTTGCCCTTCTGCGGAAGCGCGTCCTGCTTTCCTCGTGACAGCCACTGTCAGTGGTCACTGCAATGATCACCGCACGTCAGCGCGAGGAGATCATCTTGGGAACTTGGGACATCGGCCCTTTCGAGAACGACATGGCCGCGGACTTCGCCTACACCCTGGACGAGACGGCCCCGGACAAGCGCGAGGGCCTCGTACGAGCGACGCTCAGCCGCACCATCCAAGCCCGGGACTACCTCGAAAGCCCAGAGTGCGCAGAGGCTGTCGCAGCTGCCGCTCTCATCGCTGCACAGTGCCCGGGTGGTGAACCGATCAGTACAAGCTACGGGCCCGAGGAAGCACTTCCGGCTTTCGCCGACGATCTTCGGCCGCTTGCTGTCGAGGCACTCGACCGAGTGGCCGCCGAGAAGTCCGAGCTTGCCGAACTCTGGGATGAGACACCAAGTGGCCCGACGTGGCGGCAGAGCATCAGCCGCCTTCGCGTCGTCCTCGCACCCGAATCCAATCCTCAGGAAGAGGCACTATTCGATATTTGACTTGGTAACCCACTGTTACTGATCACGGAAGTTGTTCTTCGCCGGCTATGACGTGCGGCTGGAGGAGGCCCGGCGCCGCCCGCGTCCGCTCGATGACGACAGCCAAGACTGAGCGGATCGCATCTTGCGTGGTTCTTCGCGGTCTCGCGGGTGTCGTGGGGTGGTACCTGCCCAGATGTGGCGCACTGCCGTATAGACGGCGCATTGCACTTCACGACCGGTCGGCACCGCCTCGCCGTCGACGGCGAGGCGCTCGCTGTGACCCCTTGGCGCGGGTCAGTCCACGCCTTCCCGCTCGACCCACTGAGACATCTCTGGGGGATAAGAAGTCACGTGGGACCACGAGTCTTGACCGCTACTGAGGCCGCTGATGGGCTGGCCGACGTGGATGATCTCGGACCTGTTGCGTGGCCGCCTGCACCGATCAAGACCGAGAGGCTCGTGCTGCGTGAGCCCGAGGCCCGGGACCGGGCGTCGTTCGTCGAGCTGCACGCCTCGTCGGAGGTGCACAGCTATCTCGGCGGTCCCCGCCCGCGTGACGAGCTTGAGCGTGAGATGCCCGAGGTG
The Streptomyces fungicidicus DNA segment above includes these coding regions:
- a CDS encoding diguanylate cyclase domain-containing protein, giving the protein MNDTYGHAVGDRVLAATAQRLSAWMGSRGIAGRLASSRCGVTTTPKRARFLVRAPSSHSWNC
- a CDS encoding DNA polymerase Y family protein; this encodes MLHDDRLRTGSAQVLEPCGVLAVAPGQAADWLAPLPVEALHGIGPRQADTLHEYGVHTAGLLAAVSPAMVQRLLGGKAGRTAADRARGIAPRLVVARALPSSATVRRTFDRHTLDGATVRATLLDLVVQLGRLLRRRGQAARALTLTLGFAGGTGWAKTRRLTEPSAHDDDLRTLAYRLMDAAGLQRGCLTGIVLKGEDLVDAGQGAQQISLDTAREARLVAEAAMDRTGDKFGPGVIGPAAARCAS
- a CDS encoding immunity 49 family protein, encoding MRNVKCHQVGEQRLAQALDDIDGRAYKRWHSLRYGSISPALIRAMADELLDHVAARTVTEPGLDAAAGTVAVTAAECVHGVLSIMCFPDGDQEIRFPLVGERISTDPDDDEFGDGPVTFRDVVKEAPTARTWLDMFEMCVVSGHVWDWERVTGLLLRGDYAPAIRDGVPYNRYTSVSDPADLAAMDALCPYLTESAGHLPRDWPTVPLRKPDAEERAEAARRLDEVGDALSADQRLLRVLLDDDQHAFEDALVARLVAYRESVEAEAGDPAPRSLLPLGTLTLACLAVQVHGWELGVRSGYLPYGLLGSPDAPRWAAEGNRNNLGYWTAK
- a CDS encoding WhiB family transcriptional regulator, encoding MVGDDQDWGEHAACRTADPDELFVEGAAQNKAKAICTGCPVRTECLTLAVALQGDRGSQREAPHRPRYRGRVWRSLSGATEDRNTGASSVVTGAGGSGGDDRIQADTPPAEHITDRRASSPGTGL
- a CDS encoding pyridoxal-dependent decarboxylase, translated to MGDPYTPDAWDSGARAYEVAVLEYFARLAGALPGEVCGYVAFSSGEALLQGLTAAQRRLPEACVYASDQAHDSVRRACELVRMELVTVGSLPGGRMDPEELRLQVLQRRGRGGAVVVATFGTTMRGAVDDVRVLRAAGGEVYVHVDAAGGGLVAAHTRPEPNWSFAHGADSLNVSGHPVLGVPVPAAGVSLVRRALLPEAAGGECIAATDRTPACSCSDLACLLLWARLRSLGRAGVAALVGRC
- a CDS encoding DUF4259 domain-containing protein gives rise to the protein MITARQREEIILGTWDIGPFENDMAADFAYTLDETAPDKREGLVRATLSRTIQARDYLESPECAEAVAAAALIAAQCPGGEPISTSYGPEEALPAFADDLRPLAVEALDRVAAEKSELAELWDETPSGPTWRQSISRLRVVLAPESNPQEEALFDI